The following are from one region of the Hydrogenimonas sp. SS33 genome:
- the sufB gene encoding Fe-S cluster assembly protein SufB: MAEKELEKAVAGEYGLGFEIDIDEETVPPGLDENVIRFISKKKGEPDWMTELRFKAYAKWKTMEEPHWGHLEYEPIDYQSISYFAAPKKGPESLEEVDPKILEAYEKLGIPLEEQKQLAGVKVAVDAVVDSVSVKTTYQKELQEKGIIFCSISEAIRDYPELVQKYMFSVVPMNDNFFAALNSAVFTDGTFVYIPKGVRCPMELSTYFRINAMNTGQFERTLIVADEGSYVSYNEGCSAPMRDENQLHAAVVELIALKGAEIKYSTIQNWYPGDEEGKGGIYNFVTKRGLCEENAKISWTQVETGSAITWKYPSCILKGDNSVGEFYSVAVTTLAQQADTGTKMIHLGKNTSSTIISKGISAMKGQNTYRGLVKIGSKATGARNYSECDSLLIGDRCGAHTFPYLESRDAHGQIEHEATTTKISDEQLFYLRQRGISEEDAVSMIVHGFCKEVFSHLPMEYAVEAKALLNLTLEGSVG; encoded by the coding sequence ATGGCAGAAAAAGAGCTTGAGAAAGCGGTGGCCGGCGAGTATGGTCTCGGGTTCGAGATCGACATCGACGAAGAGACGGTTCCGCCGGGGCTGGACGAGAATGTCATCCGCTTCATTTCGAAGAAGAAGGGCGAGCCCGACTGGATGACGGAGCTTCGCTTCAAGGCCTATGCAAAGTGGAAGACGATGGAAGAGCCCCACTGGGGGCATCTGGAGTATGAGCCCATCGACTACCAGTCCATCAGCTACTTCGCGGCGCCCAAGAAGGGGCCCGAAAGCCTGGAGGAGGTAGACCCCAAGATTCTGGAAGCCTACGAGAAGCTTGGGATTCCTCTGGAGGAGCAGAAGCAGCTGGCGGGAGTCAAGGTGGCGGTGGATGCCGTCGTCGATTCGGTGTCGGTGAAAACCACCTACCAGAAGGAGCTGCAGGAGAAGGGGATCATCTTCTGCTCCATCTCCGAAGCGATCAGAGACTACCCGGAGCTGGTGCAGAAGTATATGTTCAGCGTCGTGCCGATGAACGACAACTTCTTCGCCGCCCTCAATTCGGCGGTCTTCACCGACGGCACCTTCGTCTACATCCCCAAAGGGGTCCGCTGCCCGATGGAGCTTTCAACCTATTTCCGCATCAACGCCATGAACACGGGGCAGTTCGAGCGGACCCTCATCGTCGCCGACGAGGGGAGCTACGTCAGCTACAACGAGGGGTGCTCCGCGCCAATGCGGGACGAGAACCAGCTCCATGCGGCGGTGGTGGAGCTCATCGCCCTCAAGGGGGCGGAGATCAAATACTCCACGATCCAGAACTGGTACCCCGGCGACGAAGAGGGAAAAGGGGGCATCTACAACTTCGTCACCAAGCGGGGGCTCTGCGAAGAGAACGCCAAGATCTCCTGGACCCAGGTGGAGACCGGATCGGCCATCACCTGGAAGTATCCCAGCTGCATCCTCAAAGGGGACAACAGCGTCGGCGAATTCTACTCCGTCGCCGTCACGACCCTTGCCCAGCAGGCCGATACGGGAACCAAGATGATCCACCTGGGCAAGAACACCAGCTCCACCATCATCTCCAAAGGTATCAGCGCCATGAAGGGGCAGAACACCTACCGGGGGCTGGTGAAGATCGGCTCCAAAGCGACGGGCGCGCGCAACTACAGCGAGTGCGACAGCCTGCTCATCGGAGACAGGTGCGGTGCCCACACCTTCCCCTATCTGGAGAGCAGAGACGCCCACGGGCAGATAGAGCACGAAGCGACGACGACGAAGATCAGCGACGAGCAGCTCTTCTACCTGCGGCAGCGGGGGATTTCGGAAGAGGATGCCGTGAGCATGATCGTCCACGGCTTCTGCAAGGAGGTCTTCAGCCATCTGCCGATGGAGTACGCCGTCGAGGCGAAAGCGTTATTGAATCTGACACTGGAAGGGAGCGTAGGATGA
- a CDS encoding hydrogenase: MLRFWQKRALTGVVTEHREFEDEIAQIRSVLKDEVKKRFAGSLAIRMVDSGSCNACEAECNALSNPFYDLERLGIRFVASPRHADVMLLSGVMTFNMFHHVMDAWEQIPEPKWCITLGDCSVMQAPFTKSFAIKGPVGEHLPVAWHIPGCPPSPEVIMRGLLDFLRSFEQK, encoded by the coding sequence ATGCTTAGGTTTTGGCAGAAGCGGGCGTTGACCGGAGTGGTCACGGAGCATAGGGAGTTTGAGGACGAGATTGCGCAAATCAGGTCGGTGTTGAAGGATGAGGTGAAAAAACGGTTTGCCGGCTCCTTGGCGATACGGATGGTCGACAGCGGCAGCTGCAACGCCTGCGAAGCCGAGTGCAACGCCCTTTCGAACCCTTTTTACGACCTGGAGCGGCTGGGTATCCGCTTTGTCGCTTCGCCCCGCCACGCCGACGTGATGCTGCTTAGCGGCGTAATGACTTTCAACATGTTCCACCATGTCATGGATGCGTGGGAGCAGATCCCCGAACCCAAATGGTGCATCACGCTGGGCGACTGCTCCGTGATGCAGGCCCCTTTTACGAAGAGCTTCGCCATCAAAGGCCCCGTCGGGGAACACCTCCCCGTCGCCTGGCACATCCCCGGCTGTCCCCCGAGCCCCGAGGTGATCATGCGTGGATTGCTCGATTTCCTGCGATCTTTTGAGCAAAAGTAA
- a CDS encoding NADH-quinone oxidoreductase subunit C translates to MRLIARYAVERQEGLEVVTRYDEKSESVMLDRQNPCVDTIATFHPSAIWFERKMHDDFGIKIEGAFDNRPLVHHERFPKGVHPMRKEFTQTALDFADFTSYKFEAVGGDGVFEVAVGPIHAGIIEPGHFHFSQAGEDMLHQEVRHFYKYRGIEKMVEGMTLDEAKPVIERISGNESVAYQIAWQQIAAQAAGAEMPLPLRRYHAFLLELERFIHHWTDLGFIPNDAGFGAALAYASRIAEEGRRMMAALTGHRFGFGAVKWEKPRIETQGVAAWLERMANEAVWFKEWIMDIPSLWDRFDTTGRLRHEKAVKYDCVGVVARACGVPVDVRLNPFYIEHGFKMQTQAYGDVGARFKVRLAEVENSIAMMRNFLEEEAAALTPGEAEDGRYEAFVESSLGELYMTVELKGGKIERFFARDPGFVNWQALHLMMPGNIIADFPLINKSCDLSYAGNDL, encoded by the coding sequence ATGAGACTGATCGCCCGCTACGCCGTGGAACGCCAAGAGGGCCTGGAAGTGGTGACCCGCTACGATGAAAAGAGTGAATCGGTCATGCTGGATCGGCAAAACCCCTGTGTCGACACCATCGCCACCTTTCACCCTTCCGCCATCTGGTTCGAGCGCAAAATGCATGACGATTTCGGCATCAAAATCGAAGGGGCCTTCGACAACCGCCCCCTGGTGCATCACGAGCGCTTTCCCAAAGGGGTCCATCCGATGCGAAAAGAGTTTACCCAAACGGCCCTCGACTTCGCCGATTTCACCTCCTACAAGTTCGAAGCCGTAGGCGGCGACGGGGTTTTCGAAGTGGCGGTGGGGCCCATTCACGCGGGGATCATCGAGCCGGGCCATTTCCACTTCTCCCAGGCGGGGGAGGATATGCTCCATCAGGAGGTGCGCCACTTCTACAAATACCGCGGCATCGAAAAGATGGTGGAAGGTATGACCCTGGACGAGGCCAAACCCGTCATCGAGCGCATCAGCGGCAACGAAAGCGTGGCCTACCAGATCGCCTGGCAGCAGATCGCCGCGCAGGCGGCGGGGGCGGAGATGCCGTTGCCGCTACGCCGCTACCACGCCTTTTTGCTGGAGCTGGAGCGGTTCATCCACCACTGGACCGATCTGGGGTTCATTCCCAACGACGCCGGTTTCGGCGCGGCACTGGCCTACGCGTCGAGAATCGCCGAAGAGGGGCGGCGGATGATGGCGGCGCTGACGGGGCACCGCTTCGGATTCGGCGCCGTAAAGTGGGAGAAACCGCGCATCGAAACGCAGGGCGTCGCGGCATGGCTGGAGCGGATGGCAAACGAGGCGGTGTGGTTCAAAGAGTGGATCATGGACATCCCCTCGTTGTGGGACCGTTTCGACACCACGGGGCGGCTCAGGCACGAAAAGGCGGTGAAATATGACTGCGTCGGCGTCGTCGCCCGCGCCTGCGGCGTGCCGGTGGATGTTCGGCTCAATCCTTTCTATATCGAGCACGGTTTTAAGATGCAGACCCAGGCCTACGGCGACGTGGGCGCGCGCTTCAAAGTGCGGCTGGCGGAGGTTGAAAACAGCATCGCGATGATGCGCAACTTCCTGGAAGAGGAGGCGGCGGCCCTGACGCCCGGCGAAGCCGAAGATGGGCGCTACGAAGCCTTCGTCGAAAGCTCCCTGGGCGAGCTTTACATGACGGTGGAGCTGAAAGGGGGCAAAATCGAGCGCTTCTTCGCCCGCGACCCCGGCTTCGTCAACTGGCAGGCGCTGCATCTGATGATGCCGGGCAACATCATCGCCGATTTCCCGCTCATCAACAAAAGCTGTGATTTGAGTTATGCGGGAAACGACTTATAA
- a CDS encoding proton-conducting transporter membrane subunit, translated as MMLTVLLLPALIMFAASFWRTPNARRLLPATSVAILVPIVELFRLPKPYALWRDYLVADDLNTYILLVSSIVGIGVTLALLTLQKHVTVTERAYRRFYRFFALFWVGLIFSILANHMGIYWIGLEMATLSTVYMIKTNHTPAAHKEAWNYMIVGAIAISLVLFGIILIYASAKPALGEDAMLFSALQSRSGVIRAPFLFEMGFAIVTVGMFVKMGFFPMNLWLANIERASFYPVAALFSGILESAVMVGFFRFSRIADSVNHAHLFFFVFVYALLTLFIVAFLIYRSKDFMRLFSLSGIEHMALIALFWVSGGTFAALLHFGAHAFLKPALFLSTGVLESQGRYHIAGALRGYKGVKGTLFWFLVSLFMLAVISLPPSPMFFSELYGFGAMIDAAKQTHHLLAMIGAIGLLLVLLSVIFYRFVAVYQSMKYEGETVEKEVYASELWALLLFAAALVMLLTPSGMAFLRSVA; from the coding sequence ATGATGCTCACCGTCTTGCTGCTGCCTGCGCTCATCATGTTCGCCGCCAGCTTCTGGCGCACCCCCAACGCCCGGCGTCTGCTGCCCGCCACGTCGGTGGCCATCCTGGTGCCCATCGTGGAGCTCTTCCGCCTTCCCAAACCCTACGCCCTGTGGCGCGACTACCTGGTGGCGGACGACCTGAACACCTACATCCTTCTGGTCAGCTCCATCGTCGGCATCGGGGTAACCCTGGCGCTTCTGACGCTGCAAAAGCATGTCACGGTCACCGAGAGGGCCTATCGCCGCTTCTACCGCTTCTTCGCACTCTTTTGGGTCGGCCTCATCTTCTCCATCCTCGCCAACCATATGGGCATCTACTGGATCGGCCTGGAGATGGCGACCCTCTCGACGGTCTACATGATCAAAACCAACCACACCCCGGCGGCCCACAAGGAGGCGTGGAACTACATGATCGTCGGCGCCATCGCCATTTCGCTGGTGCTTTTCGGCATCATTCTCATCTACGCCTCCGCCAAGCCGGCGCTGGGGGAGGATGCGATGCTCTTCAGCGCGCTGCAGAGCCGCAGCGGCGTCATCCGCGCGCCGTTTCTTTTCGAGATGGGCTTTGCCATCGTGACGGTGGGGATGTTCGTCAAGATGGGCTTTTTCCCGATGAACCTGTGGCTCGCCAACATCGAGCGGGCCTCCTTCTACCCCGTGGCGGCACTTTTCAGCGGCATTTTGGAGAGTGCCGTGATGGTGGGCTTTTTCCGCTTCAGCCGCATCGCCGACAGTGTCAACCATGCCCACCTCTTTTTCTTCGTCTTCGTCTATGCGCTGCTGACACTCTTCATCGTCGCCTTTCTCATCTACCGTTCCAAAGATTTCATGCGCCTCTTTTCGCTCTCCGGCATCGAGCATATGGCGCTCATCGCGCTTTTTTGGGTCAGCGGCGGCACCTTCGCGGCGCTGCTGCACTTCGGCGCCCACGCCTTTTTGAAACCGGCGCTCTTTCTCTCCACCGGGGTGCTGGAGTCCCAGGGGCGCTACCACATCGCCGGGGCGCTTCGGGGCTACAAGGGTGTGAAGGGGACGCTCTTTTGGTTTCTGGTGTCGCTTTTCATGCTGGCGGTCATCTCCCTGCCGCCGAGTCCCATGTTCTTTTCGGAGCTCTACGGCTTCGGCGCCATGATCGACGCGGCGAAGCAGACCCACCATTTGCTGGCGATGATCGGGGCGATCGGCCTGCTGCTGGTGCTGCTTTCGGTCATCTTCTACCGCTTCGTCGCCGTCTACCAGTCCATGAAATACGAAGGCGAGACCGTCGAAAAAGAGGTCTACGCCAGCGAGCTGTGGGCGCTGCTGCTTTTTGCCGCGGCGCTGGTAATGCTGCTGACGCCTTCGGGCATGGCCTTTTTAAGGAGTGTGGCATGA
- a CDS encoding hydrogenase — protein sequence MENFLIGLFLATLIIALFTTRLYRLLMWYSLNSLTLGALALLIGSRLDDGAMLLTGAATLVLKGGLIPWVLKYLSRRFGLRRQITPNIKTQYAIMLVPAILVFTFYLAEPISHMVAANANNVAISISSLFLALLLMMEHTNIAPKIVGFLMMENALFLLGTTATEGMPMLVELGIFFDLLMAIVVINLLLRHEEAAS from the coding sequence ATGGAAAATTTTCTCATCGGCCTCTTTCTCGCGACGCTGATTATCGCGCTTTTTACGACGAGGCTCTACCGGCTTTTGATGTGGTATTCGCTCAACTCCCTGACCCTGGGGGCGCTGGCCCTGCTCATCGGAAGCCGCCTGGATGACGGCGCCATGCTTTTAACCGGCGCGGCGACGCTGGTTTTGAAAGGGGGGCTGATCCCCTGGGTGCTCAAGTACCTTTCCCGCCGCTTCGGCCTGCGGCGCCAGATCACCCCCAACATCAAGACCCAGTACGCCATCATGCTGGTGCCCGCGATTCTGGTCTTTACCTTCTATCTTGCCGAACCCATCAGCCACATGGTCGCCGCCAACGCCAACAATGTGGCCATCAGTATCTCCTCGCTCTTTCTGGCGCTGCTGCTGATGATGGAGCACACCAACATCGCCCCCAAGATCGTCGGCTTTTTGATGATGGAAAACGCCCTCTTTCTACTGGGAACGACGGCGACGGAAGGGATGCCGATGCTGGTGGAGCTGGGGATCTTCTTCGACCTGCTCATGGCCATCGTCGTCATCAACCTTTTGCTTCGCCATGAGGAGGCCGCGTCATGA
- a CDS encoding NADH-quinone oxidoreductase subunit H, which translates to MILYLLTLLLLLLVAPILMSFMKALKMWLLFKRPVSLLQGYRDFSKLLAKETLISHEASLVTRTAPFLVLSPLLVALLFLPPAAKGAYYVSFVDAFTLTGLIALSAFFLMLLGLDGASSFGGMGSSREAFIAALVEPAMVLTIFSVSLMAGDLGVGQAGVNLAHHFPKAHMASYLFAAISFFILLIAENGRIPVDNPETHLELTMVHEAMILDITGVYLAIVETAASVKFVIFASLFASLFMPFGLDLPAPAALGVFVLKLFLVAAAVALVEVNTAKLRLFKVPNLLGIAIVFAFLSLITFYVLGA; encoded by the coding sequence ATGATCCTCTATCTACTGACGCTGCTTCTGCTGCTTTTGGTCGCGCCGATTCTGATGAGTTTCATGAAGGCGCTGAAGATGTGGCTGCTCTTCAAGCGGCCTGTTTCGCTGCTGCAGGGCTACCGGGACTTTTCCAAGCTGTTGGCAAAAGAGACCCTTATTAGCCATGAAGCGAGCCTCGTCACCCGCACCGCCCCCTTTCTCGTCCTCTCCCCCCTGCTGGTGGCGCTGCTCTTTCTGCCGCCGGCGGCCAAAGGGGCCTACTACGTCAGCTTTGTCGACGCTTTTACCCTGACCGGGCTCATCGCCCTCTCGGCCTTTTTCCTGATGCTTCTGGGGCTGGATGGCGCCAGCAGTTTCGGGGGGATGGGGTCCAGCCGTGAAGCCTTCATCGCCGCGCTGGTGGAGCCTGCGATGGTGCTGACGATCTTCAGCGTCTCGTTGATGGCGGGCGACCTGGGGGTCGGCCAGGCGGGGGTCAACCTGGCGCACCACTTCCCCAAAGCGCATATGGCCAGCTATCTCTTCGCCGCCATCAGCTTCTTCATCCTCCTCATCGCCGAAAACGGGCGCATTCCGGTGGACAACCCCGAAACCCACCTGGAGCTGACGATGGTGCACGAAGCGATGATCCTGGACATCACGGGGGTCTACCTGGCCATCGTCGAGACGGCGGCGTCGGTGAAGTTCGTCATCTTCGCCTCCCTCTTCGCCTCCCTCTTCATGCCTTTCGGGCTGGACCTGCCCGCGCCGGCGGCCCTGGGCGTTTTCGTGCTCAAACTCTTCCTCGTGGCGGCGGCGGTGGCGCTGGTGGAGGTCAACACCGCCAAACTGCGCCTTTTTAAAGTGCCCAACCTGCTGGGCATCGCCATCGTCTTCGCGTTTTTGTCGCTCATCACCTTCTACGTACTGGGAGCCTGA
- a CDS encoding proton-conducting transporter membrane subunit, which produces MFVFDTLSLVFVFLILLGAVPNLFYSFGYLPHIERKAHYLVHYFAFILSMLGVVTAGNALLFLLFWELMSLTSWQLILTEAKEKSTIDAARFYFFMTHFGFVFLLLFFLIVTDGDLEAGFGAMHSVAHAFAYPTLLFFFLILGFLSKAGAVPLHVWLPYAHPAAPSPVSALMSGVMLKVAIYGMFRFLFDVLYPWPMEWGVLILVIGALSSLIGVLYALSEHDIKALLANHSIENIGIILIGFGMGMIFDALQLPLLAGFAFIAALFHTFNHMSFKSLLFMGAGSVLHETHTKNIEKYGGLMKTMPVTALTFLLASVSISALPPTNGFLSEWMIFQSMLGSHAIDNMSLKLAIPFAVFALALTGGLAIACFVKAYGITFLGLHRSANARHAKEVNAAMRTGMLLMAGVVVSLMLFAPAFISLFDRALTGLGHASVYKAIFPEGVWHMHSVGVHGGVVSPVILLAALLLITALLWFGYRALGVKERLHRTWACGYRTGARTQYSATGFAGPIRRFFNWLYRPEEHFVKETLAGHATKFDRSSYDVHVKPLFERSLYAGAAALANRISYWVYRLAHFEQTRYAAMIFNLMLLVLFSYRIFAHQFSWATFALESAVMIISIKVLIIGDKS; this is translated from the coding sequence ATGTTCGTATTCGATACCCTCTCTCTTGTTTTCGTTTTTCTGATTCTGCTGGGTGCCGTACCCAATCTCTTCTATTCGTTCGGCTATCTGCCCCACATCGAGCGCAAGGCCCACTATCTCGTTCACTACTTCGCCTTTATCCTCTCGATGCTTGGGGTCGTGACGGCGGGAAACGCGCTGCTCTTTCTGCTCTTTTGGGAGTTGATGAGCCTTACGAGCTGGCAGCTCATTCTGACCGAGGCGAAGGAGAAAAGTACGATCGACGCGGCGCGTTTCTATTTCTTCATGACCCATTTCGGTTTCGTTTTTCTGCTGCTTTTCTTTCTCATCGTCACCGACGGGGACCTGGAGGCGGGATTTGGCGCGATGCATAGCGTCGCCCACGCTTTTGCCTACCCGACGCTGCTCTTTTTCTTCCTGATTCTGGGCTTTTTGAGCAAAGCCGGCGCCGTGCCGCTGCATGTGTGGCTCCCCTACGCCCACCCGGCGGCCCCCAGCCCCGTTTCGGCGCTGATGAGCGGCGTGATGCTCAAAGTGGCCATCTACGGGATGTTCCGCTTCCTCTTTGACGTCCTCTACCCCTGGCCGATGGAGTGGGGGGTGCTGATTCTGGTCATCGGGGCGCTCTCTTCTCTGATCGGGGTGCTCTACGCCCTGAGCGAGCACGACATCAAGGCGCTGCTGGCCAACCACTCCATCGAGAATATCGGCATCATTCTCATCGGCTTCGGGATGGGGATGATCTTCGATGCGCTGCAGCTGCCCCTGCTGGCGGGCTTCGCTTTCATCGCGGCGCTTTTTCACACCTTCAACCATATGAGTTTCAAGTCACTGCTCTTTATGGGGGCGGGCAGCGTGCTGCACGAAACCCACACCAAAAACATCGAGAAATACGGCGGGCTCATGAAAACCATGCCCGTCACGGCGCTGACCTTTCTATTGGCGTCGGTCTCCATTTCGGCCCTGCCGCCCACCAACGGCTTTTTGAGCGAATGGATGATTTTCCAGAGCATGCTGGGGTCACACGCCATCGACAACATGTCTTTGAAACTGGCCATCCCCTTCGCCGTCTTCGCCCTGGCACTCACCGGCGGCCTGGCGATCGCCTGCTTCGTCAAAGCCTACGGCATCACCTTCCTGGGCCTGCACCGCAGCGCCAACGCCCGCCACGCCAAAGAGGTCAACGCCGCCATGCGAACCGGCATGCTGCTGATGGCGGGGGTGGTCGTGTCACTGATGCTTTTCGCGCCGGCCTTTATCTCCCTCTTCGACAGGGCATTGACGGGGCTGGGGCATGCGAGCGTCTACAAGGCGATCTTCCCCGAAGGGGTCTGGCACATGCACTCGGTGGGGGTGCACGGCGGGGTGGTTTCCCCCGTGATTTTGCTGGCGGCGCTGCTTCTCATCACGGCGCTGCTCTGGTTCGGCTATAGGGCGCTGGGCGTCAAAGAGCGCCTCCACCGCACCTGGGCCTGCGGCTACCGCACCGGCGCGCGCACCCAGTACTCCGCCACCGGTTTCGCGGGACCCATCCGGCGCTTTTTCAACTGGCTCTACCGCCCCGAAGAGCATTTCGTGAAAGAGACGCTGGCGGGCCACGCCACCAAGTTCGACCGCTCCAGCTACGACGTGCATGTTAAACCCCTTTTCGAGCGCTCCCTCTACGCCGGGGCGGCGGCACTGGCCAACCGCATCAGCTACTGGGTCTACCGCCTGGCCCACTTCGAGCAGACCCGCTATGCGGCGATGATCTTCAACCTGATGCTGCTGGTGCTCTTCAGCTACCGCATCTTCGCCCACCAGTTCAGCTGGGCCACCTTCGCCCTGGAGTCGGCGGTGATGATCATCTCCATCAAAGTCCTGATTATCGGAGACAAATCATGA
- the gap gene encoding type I glyceraldehyde-3-phosphate dehydrogenase, whose protein sequence is MAVKVAVNGTGRIGLCVIKIVMEHDDMELVALNTTAKPEMLEYLLKYDSVHRGIDAKVIDEETIEIAGKPVKMFSERDPQKLDFGSVGAEVVAECTGVFLTTELAGQHLKGSVRKVVMSAPAKDDTPTFVMGINTDTYAGQAVISNASCTTNCLAPVCKVLDDTFGIENGLMTTIHSYTNDQKLLDVKHKKDFRRARAAAENMIPTSTGAAKAIGLVMPHLKGQLNGFAIRVPTPDVSVVDLTVNLKKAVSEEAINAAFDEAAGKLGKMILVDHDKRVSRDFVGCEYSAIFVPDLTRVVGEKTAKVVAWYDNEWGYSCRLVDMMHFVATH, encoded by the coding sequence ATGGCAGTCAAAGTGGCCGTTAACGGAACGGGACGCATTGGACTTTGCGTTATCAAGATCGTCATGGAGCATGACGATATGGAGCTTGTGGCACTCAACACCACAGCCAAACCGGAGATGCTGGAATACCTTTTGAAGTATGACAGTGTGCATCGCGGCATCGACGCGAAAGTGATCGACGAGGAGACCATCGAGATCGCCGGAAAACCGGTGAAGATGTTCAGCGAACGCGACCCGCAGAAGCTCGACTTCGGCAGTGTCGGTGCTGAAGTGGTCGCCGAGTGTACCGGCGTTTTCCTGACGACGGAACTGGCAGGCCAGCATCTGAAAGGGAGCGTCAGGAAGGTCGTCATGAGTGCGCCGGCCAAAGATGACACCCCGACCTTCGTCATGGGAATCAACACCGACACCTATGCGGGCCAGGCGGTCATTTCCAACGCCTCCTGTACCACCAACTGCCTCGCCCCCGTCTGTAAAGTGCTCGATGACACTTTTGGCATCGAAAACGGCCTGATGACGACCATCCACTCCTATACCAACGACCAGAAACTACTGGATGTGAAACATAAAAAGGATTTCCGCCGCGCCCGTGCCGCCGCGGAGAATATGATTCCCACCTCTACCGGCGCCGCCAAAGCGATCGGCCTCGTCATGCCCCATCTCAAAGGGCAGCTTAACGGTTTTGCTATCCGCGTTCCGACCCCCGACGTCTCTGTTGTGGACCTGACGGTCAACCTGAAAAAGGCGGTGAGTGAAGAGGCAATCAACGCCGCCTTCGATGAAGCGGCCGGAAAGCTTGGCAAGATGATTCTCGTCGACCACGACAAACGGGTCTCCCGCGACTTTGTCGGCTGCGAGTACAGCGCCATCTTCGTCCCCGACCTGACCCGCGTCGTGGGTGAAAAGACTGCCAAAGTGGTTGCCTGGTACGACAACGAGTGGGGTTACAGTTGCCGCCTCGTCGACATGATGCACTTCGTTGCGACACACTGA
- a CDS encoding acetate kinase produces the protein MRILVLNAGSSSLKYELFDNLESVASGVVEHIGEPGGVKDHEAALEMAEKRLVEGGFLESFARLDGIGHRVVHGGERFVAPTRIDETVVEAIRELIPLAPLHNPANLQGIESMAKKAPGVPQVAVFDTAFHQTMPKEAWLYAIPTEFYERDGLRRYGFHGTSHHYVAKEAAKRLGKPLDACNLVTMHLGNGASLCAVWEGQSVDTSMGFTPLAGLVMGTRSGDIDPEIPIWMMKRGIDADKVLNKQSGLKGLCGDNDLRRIEERAAGGDAKSKTALKVYVHRIRHYLGAYIAQLGRVDAVVFTAGVGEHSVLVRQMVCEGLEPLGLFLDTEKNLRGEAVISAENSPVGIFVIPTDEEKEIAVQTEAVIGR, from the coding sequence ATGCGGATTCTTGTTCTCAACGCCGGCAGCTCGTCGCTCAAATACGAACTTTTCGACAACCTTGAATCGGTGGCATCGGGGGTGGTGGAGCATATCGGAGAGCCGGGCGGGGTGAAAGACCACGAAGCGGCCCTGGAGATGGCGGAGAAGCGGCTGGTGGAAGGAGGATTTCTCGAAAGCTTTGCCCGCCTTGACGGTATCGGCCACCGGGTGGTCCATGGCGGGGAGCGCTTTGTGGCGCCGACACGGATCGATGAAACAGTGGTCGAAGCGATTCGCGAACTCATTCCGCTGGCCCCCCTGCACAATCCCGCCAATCTGCAGGGCATCGAGTCGATGGCCAAAAAGGCGCCCGGCGTCCCCCAGGTGGCGGTTTTCGATACCGCCTTCCACCAGACCATGCCCAAAGAGGCGTGGCTTTATGCCATACCGACGGAATTTTATGAGCGGGATGGGCTGCGCCGCTACGGTTTTCACGGCACCTCCCACCACTATGTAGCCAAAGAGGCGGCGAAACGGCTCGGCAAGCCACTTGATGCATGTAACCTGGTGACGATGCACCTGGGCAACGGGGCGAGCCTCTGCGCGGTGTGGGAAGGGCAAAGCGTCGACACCTCCATGGGCTTTACCCCCCTGGCGGGGCTGGTCATGGGGACCAGAAGCGGTGATATCGATCCGGAGATTCCGATATGGATGATGAAACGGGGCATCGACGCCGACAAGGTACTCAACAAGCAAAGCGGCCTCAAGGGGCTCTGCGGCGACAATGATCTCCGCCGCATCGAAGAGCGGGCCGCGGGCGGTGACGCAAAGAGTAAAACGGCCCTGAAGGTCTATGTCCACCGTATCCGCCACTACCTGGGGGCCTACATCGCCCAGCTTGGACGCGTGGATGCCGTCGTCTTCACCGCCGGAGTAGGGGAGCACAGCGTTTTGGTGCGGCAGATGGTCTGCGAAGGGCTGGAGCCTCTGGGGCTCTTTCTGGACACCGAAAAGAACCTGCGCGGCGAAGCGGTCATCTCCGCCGAAAATTCGCCGGTCGGGATTTTCGTCATTCCCACCGACGAAGAGAAAGAGATTGCGGTGCAGACGGAGGCGGTTATTGGTCGTTAG